Genomic DNA from Corticium candelabrum chromosome 5, ooCorCand1.1, whole genome shotgun sequence:
CTCATTACAGTTGGACAttaaatttgtgtgtttgcctgttgaTGTTTGTGCCTTAATATGTGGACTTGAGAATTCAATCAGTTTGTAGGTTTCAAATGAACTAATGGAGCAAGGGATTGTGGGAGTTCTCAATAAAAGAATGCATTTTACTCTTCTGGCAGTGTGCATTTAATAGTTATGTCCATGCATACTTAGACATCAACACATGTAATGTTTGTAGTGGTACTCTGATACAGTCAGACCTTATTATTCTGACCATGTTTGTCCCGCTGGTTTCTGTCAGACTAACGCAACTTTTGGATTATCAACTACACATGACTTAACGCAAATTGGTTTCACATGTCAGTGTTCCAAACTTTGTGACAGACGTAGTCGTCACCTTGGTAACCTCACAAAAGCTTCAGTCACCAAGGAGTTTACGATCGTTccatatatttcataaatatcaaatagtGATACTGATTGTTGTGGTAAGTAAACGATATCCCAGGACCCCAGAGGTGCCACCCCCAGCCCGACCTGAACAATTTCACTATTCTACTCTACAACATAAAGACAAAAATTCACTGGGTCCAtcataacttgagtgactctagtcgtcaggatggcaacctcgcTGGAATAATTGGTCGTCACATGAACTCAGGTAgtcatcaaatgacaacttgacgacCACTTTTTTTAACACTGCGTGTGTACCTAGCTttgtcagaaagtgagggtGTTGGATTGTCGGGTGTTGGAATAAggaggtctgactgtactaTATGTTTAGTCTGACGGCAGGGAGATGTAGTTCTGTTATGCTACTCTATAAGTTGATTAAGATTGATTGACTGGATTCTGAAGTATAGTGTGTAAATTGAGTTTGGACATTTGGCAATTGTTTTCTAGAGCTGAATCTCACGGGAGTGGTTTTGCAATCATTAGAGATGCGGAAAATGGAGAGAAATGCACTGTCACTTACACTACACATGTAGATCTGAAGGGTGAGTTAGTTGATATGCAGTTGGCAAATGAGATAATTTGATataaattaacttaattaaacacttGCGTTGGTACAGACTGAGCCCATTCTTTGCATTTATGTTTAACTAAAATGGCTCTTATAGTTTTGTGGTTATAGTTACTAGATGTGGGAACCTACTGCTTCTAGTTACTGTCAAAGGAAACTGTATGACAGAGTGCCTTTATTCAGTAGCTCACAGTTACTAAGTAGACAGGAGGTACTGGTCAGACTACTGAgttgtgttgttgcaaagtGAGATTTTGTGTTTCGTTGAATCAGTTGAATCACGTAACAAACACTGCGAGTGGCTGTTAGTTTGAATGCAAAGAATGACGTCCAAAATATTTATTgtctaaaatattttattgatcAAGTAAAGAGTAATGtgtttcaattgtttgtcagGACGTGTGCCAACGTTTGTTGTAAACAAAGTGGCCTCTTCTCAGCctttgtgtgttgctgtgttgcgGGATCTTGTTGAACAAGACTACAAAGTGCTGACTAATGAAGAAAAGCAAAGATGGCAGACAATGACTTTAAAGAGTTATCTAAGGCGAGGTGAACcagagaaagaagaagaagcgGAAGAAGAGGAAGTTGAGGTTTCACAAGAAGGCAGTGATAATAATGATGGTGTTCAAATGAAAGAGGAAATGGAAAATGAACAGGTGGGAGGATCTGGTGAGAATACAAAGGCACTGCGCAGTGCAAGTGAGAGTGATGACATGAACGTGGAAGAAAGCCTTTCAAGCATTACACTTGATATTGATTTACCACTCAGTGAGCCTTAAATTGCTGCCTCTTGTGTCATTTTAATATTTGGTATTATAGCTAGTGAATCTGAAGTTGACTATCGAACTCTTGGTAACCAAATGTGTGGTGAAATTATGGCTGAGGTGAGCTAGTGACATTATGTTTTATTGAAAGTATTTTGATGCTGGTGTTGCTGTAGTTTCTCATGGCATCAACTGTTGATCTGCAGTCTTCAAAGAAGCAGTCATCTGGCGGATGGATGTGAGCAGAAACTGAAAGTTTAATTTAGAGCAGCTCAAATTGTGGTGTGTTTTAGTATGCATGTTACTGAATTTTATATCAACATCATAGGTTTCAAGGTGTTGAAAAAGATGTGCTtatgatgaagaaattgatGCCAGATAGCAAGTTTGATGGGTATGAACTCATTGCAATACATCATTTCTAAACTTATTGAATCAGTCATATTATTTTTGGGTAGTTTTATGGGCAAGGGCATCATTGAACTTCCACCTGCTGTAGTGTGGGCAGCTGTGAAGGATTCTCGTACCAGATTTAGCTATGATAACATGCTGAAGGTTAAATTTGTAGctgtgtttgtgcatttgtcaGGTGTACATCTTTTTGTTGCTCatgttttgtcagtaatgttgttgttactgttttggAGGTCGATTGCTTTGCATGTTGTTTTTTTACAAGAAATAAGAAAGAAGTAGTTACTTCATCTAGagtatttgtattttgcaGACACTGGACATAGTTGAAGTGATTGAGCCAGGCCTTCAAGTAGGTTagtaattgtttgtttctgcTATGCGTGATTATGGTTAAGCAGGTTGTGGAACTTGATTTAGTGTATTGCACACACGAGGCAACAAATTGCTTTGTTAAGCAAGCAAGAGATCTCTGCTATCTTCATTGTGAACGTGAAGATGTAAGTGGTTGTGAGTGTGTCAGAATGTCAAATTGATGTCAGAACATttgaaattgtttgttgaaacAGTAGTATGTGCAATATTAGCTTGAATGTCATTTAAAATTTTGGATGAATCAAGAGACACTACTGAGTATCGTAGACACACTATAATGGTAACTTGACCatggtgttaattaaaatttagtgGGGCTGCTTCAACTGCATGAGTTCGCGTTCAGCTGTTTCCTCTGAAGTGGGATGAGGGGTGATCTACTCGAAAAGATTGAGATTGGCAGCAATTGACCAACAATTATTTGAGAGACTAGCTCAATGTAACAAACTCAACAATACATAGAATTAGGCAATTTGAGTAGAGATGgacatttgtacgtgtacattattgtttgcatgtttattaGTTGACATACTTTAGATAGTGACTTCTATTCCATTGATGTTCTACTCCGTAGCTATAACTATGTTGCTTTTGTAGTCGTTGTGAACACGATATCTCAGTCTGTTTAACTTAGTTTGATTAGATGATATAGGACCTAAGatagttaattattgtacTTTGCTATCTATAATATCACTGCCCACTCTGccatatctgtttgtcatttttattgtttacGTTATTCTTATAGCCATCTGGtaaatttgttgttgctggAAGATCTATTGAGCATCCTAAGTGTCCACCCAAACCCAACCTCGTGAGAGCTCATGTCAGCTGATCTATTTTGTATATCGGTGTGTTATGTGAACTtgataaatgtatgtatactgtTTAGGTCATTGCTAGTGGATGGCAAATTGAGGCACTGCAACAAAGGGATCGCACAATATCATCAGTTTCATATCTTGTTCAGGTTCATAATTCACAGTGGGTAGTGCTGCATTTGAGAAACCTTTGTATACTTGTACAGGTGAACTTGGGTGGCATGGTGCCAGTTCGACTGCTGAATATGATTGCAAAACGGCAGCCATTAGCAGTTGCTTACCTGAGAGAGTATCTTACTTCATCTTAATGGGATTCAATTGATTTGCAACAGCTTTTGTAGTCTATAGTTTCATTTGAGCAGCAATTTGCagtttttcatttttttgcAGATGATGATAAAACAGCTTATTTTGTTGGTAAATAATTAGAAAAAGCGAATATACAATTAGAGTCAATCTGTACTCAACAACACATTAGCCATCTGGGAAGAGTGTAACCGTGTGTTCAATTTTGTCCACGTGACTCTTGTTCGATTCACGTGACCTCTGAATGGCGTCTTGCGTGTCAGTGAAAGGCAGGCTGGAGCAGGCGGAGAAATATAAGACAGAAGGCAATGAACACTTTCGACAGAAGGCATATAGGAAAGCGATAAAGAAGTATCACTTTGCGTTGCTGCAAGTGAAGGACATATCAGTGAAAGTAACTGCATCAGGAATTACCAAAGACGCGTGTAATCAAACGGAAAAGGAGAATGCCGAACAGATTAGTAAAGGATGCCATAACAATCTAGCAGGTTGGAAAATCTTTGTGTAGTCTGttaaatatgtatacacactgTAAATGGATATAAATACAACGTTTATTAAGATATATCTAGATTTTATAATCCAAATTAAAGAAGACAACTGTAGAATCTTTTGAGTTATCACAGCTAGGTGTTTGAACTGATAACCGTTCTGATCCAGACACAGATCCAGACATAGATGTAAGGTAAACATTCAAGTGTGTATACATTTTTGGAACACCCTGTAGACACACTGTATGATTACAGTATATCAAAAATGAGGTACGATACGATATCAAATTGTACGTATTATATTTGAATCAGTTTGCCAAACTATAgtagtttgtattgtgtttaattaatgatcaaAGCTCATGCAAGATTTTATTTGGAATACACAAGCAGCTAAATATGAGACACCACAATTGGGTGTACAGATTGTTGATTGTCCATCatatctgtccatcttctCACAGTACCTTAGTAGGATAGATGGCAATCTGGTTTCAATTGTAGTCAGATTGTCATTATTTGCATAACTATCACTAGGATAGGAAAAAATCCCAGTAAGAGTGGATTTAGCTACTAGCCAGGCTCTAGCAGGTAATCCATCAACTTGACTGTATGatttgtaaataatttatgaattTGATGAAGTACGTGTACTATATAATTTTTGTGTATCTGCTTGTAAGCAGTTGATCATTTGCCTGTAGCCTCAGAAATGACTATAAGTTGCCACAGCTATAAATAGACTGATGTTTGTGCAGCCTGTTTTGTCAAAACTGAATCATGGGACAAAGTTATTGAGTACACAACTAAAGTTGAGTCCTCACTTATAATCAGACACAACTCTTTGTACGAGTGCATTCTCTGCTACGTAGGTGCTAGAAGGTGAATCACAAAATGTAAAGGCACTGTTTCGGCGTGGACAAGCATGGTATAACAAAAGAGACTACGAGAAGGCACATGATGATCTCACACTAGCACAACAGCTAGAACCTTCAGGTAGTCTTGTGTTAAAGTTAAATCCAGAAATAGCATGTTATGTATAGGCCATTGGTGTCTTCCAGATTCAAGTATAAGGATACACCTCAATGCATGTCGGAAGGCATTAAAAGACTCCGgaaaaagagagaaacagatgTATGCTGCTATGTTTAGTTCTGTACGATAATCAGATGATCTTGTTGAACAGTAGCATGATCTAAACACAGATCAGTAGCACTAATAATATAGTTATTGTATAGTTGTTAGTGTTGCAGGGGTAAGTCAATGTTCATCTCTTTGCACACATCTCGAATAGCTAGCAACAAACGGTCCATATCTGTGCTAAACAAATGTCCAATGTTGCCAATTCGAAAGCAGTCTGCTTTGGTTACCTTGCCAGGATAAATAACCATGCCTTTGTTGTTTAAGCGCTGGTAGAATTCATTGAAGCTGAAATTTGGATGTGATGGATAACGATAGGAAGTAATGATATAGCCTTGATGATTTGAGTCCAAATACTCTTTGAAACCCATCTCTGCCATCCCAATTTGGAGAACCTTCCTGTTTTGTTGATATCTCTTAGCCCGGGCCTCTATTCCACCCTCTACATCTAATTCCTTAAGAGCTTGTTTCAGAGCCAACATAGCATGAGTTGGTGGAGTAAATCGGAACTGACCATTTGTTTCTAGTCCATTATACTGAGCCACCAAATCGAGACTGACACTACGCGACCAGCCTTTGCATGCAAGAAGTTTCCTTGAGTTGGCTAGGACATATGAGAAACCGGGAACAGATTCAAGACATTTGTTGCACGAACTGACCATGTAGTCGACTTGAGCAGCTTCCAAATCAAGTGGCATACCACCAAAGCTACTCATTGTATCGACAAAATAAGCCGCATTCGGTAACATCTGCTTTACCAGACGACCCACTTCTTCTACAGAATTTACAACTCCTGAAGTGGTTTCACAATGAACAATACTCACATTGGTAAAACTCTGATCACGTGACACGACATCACGGACTCGTTGCACATCAATAGTCTCATCCTCAGGGAATTTCACCTCCTCAACATCGATGCCGAGAACTCGGCAGATGCTCGCAGACCGTTCACCATACGCGCCGTTCGTGAGCGCCAGCACTCGGCCTCCTTGTCTTGGTACAGTCGTCGTTAGAACTGACTCCAACGCGTACGTTCCACTGCCTTGCACTGGCACACATGTGAATAGGTCGGTCGATAAACCGGCTAGCTCTACTAGTTTTCGACGAATGAACGCAACTGTCTGCACAAATTCGACGTCTCTAGATCCGAGATCTCTCAGCATGGCTTGTTTTGTGGCAGCGCTCGTGTTCAGAGGTCCTGGCGTGAACAACTTCTTCTCAGCACTTTCGGTTGCTAGTGAAAACCATCTACGTGCACTGCTCAAGATCCCAGCACAACGGCTAACAGGAGCTCTAGCAGCCCCCTGACGATACATAACGTGTCAATCTCGATAAATCACACAATGCACGTAGTAAACCATGTACACTAGTACCGTCCTTGCTATAACACGTGGGTTCGCACTTTCATGGAGGAATAGATCCCGGATAATGTGATTTAGCGCCCAAAAAATCGGACGGTAAGTGTACCTTCTGTCATTTTGACGCTCGTTCTTTCATGGGTGAAAGAATTCTCCGAATTGGTTTTCTTTTGATAGCTTTACGCTCTCATCCCACTCTCCGTGTTGCATCCTCACAAAT
This window encodes:
- the LOC134180016 gene encoding 2-aminoethylphosphonate--pyruvate transaminase-like: MYRQGAARAPVSRCAGILSSARRWFSLATESAEKKLFTPGPLNTSAATKQAMLRDLGSRDVEFVQTVAFIRRKLVELAGLSTDLFTCVPVQGSGTYALESVLTTTVPRQGGRVLALTNGAYGERSASICRVLGIDVEEVKFPEDETIDVQRVRDVVSRDQSFTNVSIVHCETTSGVVNSVEEVGRLVKQMLPNAAYFVDTMSSFGGMPLDLEAAQVDYMVSSCNKCLESVPGFSYVLANSRKLLACKGWSRSVSLDLVAQYNGLETNGQFRFTPPTHAMLALKQALKELDVEGGIEARAKRYQQNRKVLQIGMAEMGFKEYLDSNHQGYIITSYRYPSHPNFSFNEFYQRLNNKGMVIYPGKVTKADCFRIGNIGHLFSTDMDRLLLAIRDVCKEMNIDLPLQH
- the LOC134180017 gene encoding tetratricopeptide repeat protein 9C-like; amino-acid sequence: MASCVSVKGRLEQAEKYKTEGNEHFRQKAYRKAIKKYHFALLQVKDISVKVTASGITKDACNQTEKENAEQISKGCHNNLAACFVKTESWDKVIEYTTKVLEGESQNVKALFRRGQAWYNKRDYEKAHDDLTLAQQLEPSDSSIRIHLNACRKALKDSGKREKQMYAAMFSSVR